ggtggagctgtatCTTGGAAATCTTGCAAGCAATCTTGTATAGACTGTTATGACTAATATGGAATATGAATTTATTGCTATTGATCGAATTGGCAGGTTATGAGGCAAAATGGTTGAGgaatgtgcttgcagatattccagtgtgggggaagccagctccttggCAATTGTTGTTGCAAAGAACCATGCCTATAATGGAAGATagacacattcgtttgaggtaTAAAGCCGTCAAAGATATGTTGTCTATTGAGTAAATCTTTACTgtgtaaagtctgaaatgaataAAGCGGATCCGTAAACGAAAAGGCCTATAATGAAAACTAGTTCTGGAAACATTGGAAGGGATGGACTTGAGGCCcattgaatgaattgtaaaataatgaactcctactcacagagttcaaaggacgacattatgttataattcggaagcacaaaattttattttttgtccatcccctaaatgttataatgtgcttgctacaatcggaaagaggttgagcatacggctcttaatgaacccataccatatgtttggtggtgtgaatgtagctcacacttgatgggattcacctacgtaggtgtggaagtgtggccgcttcctatgagaattgcgatatgggctattctctagagcacctatgagcatatccaggtcggacgtatggccagtataaggcgtcactttattcgcggagttagaatatcatacatattcagttgtgTGCTTTGAGTGACGGGTTTCTAAccccctatcaagttcaatacgaaagtcacttggtaggaaagacaTCATAGCtcaaatgtcactaagtgttaattcaagtcgaaagacattggcACCTATTCAATTGGTATGTTTTGTCCAAAACCAATtcattcttttctttctttttctcatcttcgaacctgtgggggattgttggaagttcttgttaggaaatacaaaagaaaagagtgtaaaaatgtgaatgttgtttttgtcccacattgaaacTATAACTCATTTCCTCTTTGTTTATATATTGGGTTGaaggtgtaactcttgtttgagaaagtgtgagagtggtatgggtggacacatagcACACTCACGTGCGCGCGTGTCGGCTGGCCGGGTTGGGTcaggccatgggccttgggctcttgggaatgtgatgcgcgggcgtggggtgggttttgtgggccttACATATTCTTTTCGTACCGGGTTGTTTCGGTTAAaacattgttacgggaatctatattgattacgtaaccgttggtttAATTAGCCTTAATGGCGGCCGTTACAATCTTTATTATTCTAGCCGTTTTTGGTCTCTTGCTTTTCCTAAAGTTTGATTATTTAATCAAACTTTGTACCTTCCAAAAAAGATATACGTAATACACAATTCCAGAAAAACCAAACACATGCTTTCTCTCCCAAATTGCTCTtggttttgggcatatgttctgactccatTCGGGTTTGTGCGTGCACACAAATTCGGAGTTGtgttaatcctggagggcgaccgcttttgttctactgcaccaggaggtagtgcggaatcgtcttttaggacagtggtatCCCACGGCACAGCAATTGTTTGTTATATGTTTATCCGATTATTCGCATCTACCAGATAAGTATATTCTATCTACATTCTTATagcaacattattattattatattgtgcTAATTTGCAACAAAAGTTTGGTAGGAAAAAACCGAAAACCGAACCAAACCAAACCGAATAAGAAATTCGGTTCGGTTTTTATTTCTATTCGGTTCGGTTTGGactgagattttttttaaaaaattggttTAATGGTTTGGATTGGACTGAAAAGTACGAAACCGAATAAACCGAACTAAAACCGAATAAGCAGGTACAGTAATTTAGGCCCAATCCTCATGGCTTAAACAGGTAGAAAAGTATAAGGGCCCGGAAATTGGCTAAAAGTATGTATAATATAGGCCCAAAAACAGGCCCAAATGAAAGGCCCATGAAAATTCGGTTTTAGGGTTTGGATTGGACTGGAAATTTAAAATCTGGTTTAGTTTGGTTtggattaaaaggttatttggtTTAGATTCGGTTTCAAAAAATGAAAACCGAATTAGTTCGGTTTGGATTCGGTTTGGGCCTTAATCCAAACCGAAAACCGAACTTTCACCCCTCCATAAAACGAATTATTCTTGCGTGGACAtagtccacaataatattagtgtggacccaAACCAATAATTTTCTCTAGCCCCCATTTTACTACATATTGATGTTTTCTTTCTTCATAATCATCCAAAtaaacatgccaaaataaataagaaacaaGTTGTTAAACTTCTTTTAGGCATGATCCACGATAAatttagcgtggaccaggtgCATTTAAGAATTACCGACATAAAACTGAAAGTATACGAATTTGAAATTAGAGCAGGACGCGTAAGAAATACCTGTCTGAGAAGGACGTGTCGGATAGCTGAGTCAATGTACTCAATAACGGGCTGACCAGAGGAGATCATATAACCATCCTTGAATTTCATGGATTTAGCACGTTGTGCCCTCAATTTCCCACTAACAATGACCTGTTCAAATAAAAATTCAGAATAACATCCCAAAATAAAGTCATTCTAGCAACACAACATATACAGAATTGGTCTACTGGAAGTTAAAAAAACAGACCTCACAACCCTTGGCTCCACTTTCCATGACAAACCTCAAAACACCATAACAAGCCCTGAAAGAAATACAATACAATCATACACCACAAAATTAGAGAAACAGCCAAATCACTTTTGAAGCAGAAAGAAACAGAGACATAATACAGTAAAGAGTATAAGTACTACAGCATATGACAGATAACAAATGTTCATATATTGAGATTACATAGCATATTTCAGAACCTCTCTACAATGACTACATATAAGATCATGTGCCCTCTACTTCCGACACAAGATTGGTACAGAAAATCAACTAGCTTTGTAGATAACATCAGCTAACAACAACTCATTTACATGCGCCAACAATATACAACTATTCATAACAATGCAATCCTTAAACACATAGCCACAAGTCCACAACTGAACAACAGAAACTGAGTATCACACTTTGAAGATTATCTTTCTGCACGTCTTCTTaaattttatttccttttctgCCACCCAGACAAAAGAATTGTATCTACCTTGTACCGTCAAATTAATTAGAACTGAAAAAGAAGCTTCACATACACATAGAAAACGTAATTTCTCAAACCCGTACATTCGTACAATATTGTAACGAGTACGATTGATTATATTCTTAGTTGTGCCCTCTAGCAAGCTTTTACGTGAGAGTTGATTCATCTCACGAGGATAATGGCATCGAGGATTGTTCTAATCTGGTCACCTTCCGACACAGAGCAGGTACAGAAGCACCAATCTGCTTTATGGGTGACAGTTGAAAGCAGCAAATAAAAATCATAACCAACCAACATTCTATAGCTTAGCTTGGATAAATGACTGTCAATTCAACATATATGAGCTCAACAACCAAAAACATTGATTTGTATTGGATCGAAAAATCAATCGTACTCGATCTTACTCAAAGAGGTAGCAAATCACAATTCAAGGGCACACTAATACGAATTCATGCTAACAATACCAAATTTTAATGACAAGATCTCAATTTTATATAAGCATTCTTAACAAAATTAACAATCAATACTCGTATAATTAAGAACACAAAACCTAATTAAAACCTCCTGCTTTCAAAGTTTTATCAATAAtccaacaaattaatcaaataTACCTTCGGACAGCAAGCCCACCAAGAAGCTTGTAACGGAGAGATTCACACTGAGCAATAGCGCAAAGACCCCTATTGTTAACCTTCTCAGCATACAATTCAACAGTATTTTCAGGAAACTTGAACCTCTTCTGCACAATCGAGGTCAGCTCCCTAATCCTCCTTCCCTTTTCACCTAATCAAACCCCAAAAAACACCCAATTAAAATCGCTAAAAACCACActcaaaatcaaatcaaatcgaAACACCCAATTAAAATCGCTAAAAACCACACTCAAAATCAAATCAGATCACACCCAATTAAAATCGCTAAAAACCACActcaaaatcaaatcaaatcacaCCCAATTAAAATCGCTAAAAACCACACTCAAAATACAATCAAATCACACAAAATTAAAATCGCTAAAAACCacactaaaaatcaaatcaaatcggAAGACAATGAGGAAACGAAATTACCAAGAACGTTTTGGGTTCGGGTAGCTCGGATGATGATCTCAGTGCGCATAGGAGTAACCCTAACCTCAACACCAGAGTATCCATCTTCAGCAAGTTCACGGGTGAACACTTCATTCAACTCAGCGTAGAAAACTCCATCGGCGACAAACTTTCGCTTCTTGCTCATCTGAGTCGCCATGGTTGCAGAGATCttcgaggagagagaatgagagAATTTGGCgggaatgaggagagagaaagtgtgggAAGGAGTTATAACCCTAGAAAGAGATGTGGATCGTGTAGAATTGGACTTTGGAGGTGGGTAAATTTATTAGGGGCTTTTGAAATATAAATGGGTTTTGGGCTTTTGTTGAAATTGGGCTTTACTCTGGAAACGAATTATAAATAAAGGCTTCCGGCCCATAACCAATCATGAACATGGTGCAACACCGCATACTAGTTTATTTAGGGGTGTCAAATCAGGTCATCGGTCGGTTACAGGTCGGTTATAACCGGTTCGGGTATACATGGATAATGTAGTTGTACGAGGTTATTGTGCTTATTCATATTGCATGTCTGAACTTTTTTCCCATGTCACTTCGGTTTTTCTCCTAAATCAGTTGAATCGGGCCAGTTTTTAACAGTCCTACTTTTACTGGTTGGTCCATGGGCCGTGTAGAAGTATCTTAGAATTTTAGTTCAAGTTACTCTCAAGCCCAAACAAACAAGTCCAATAGAGAGGTCAAACACTAGCCAAGACAAGCCAATTTAGTAAATAAGATTGACCGATTAGAGTAGGCCTGTCAAAAATCGAGTCAACCCGAAAATATtggtcttgaacaagatttgTGACCCGTAACTCAATTTTATCTGAACCCGAACAACCCCAAAATTAATGGGTCAAAGCACGAATGAACCCGCTCTTGATGATTTGGACGAATAAGAAGAAACGAAATCATTTTTTAATAAGCACATGCCCGACACGCGCTAGTCAACACCGGAAAATTGGAGTTAACCGCCAAAAAATTAAAGTCAACCACTCGAAATTGGGTAAAGGTCCCAATTCTGCATttcacaacaaaaaaataattttaggtCCCATCacacaataattttttttataaggtccattgtaaaaaaaaaattggactttaaaatgtcatttctgcaaaaaaaaaatcctacaTTAAAAAGTCTTGTAGGTTCATAAACAAACATACTACATCGCTAGCATGTGGAATAATCCACTAATACCCCTAATAAGCTAATACTGCCCATAACTAATCATGCCCTTGTAATTCACTAACACATTAATTTTGAGCATTGTTTTAAAAAAGTGTACGATAAATCACAGATTTTTTTTAACGCACAACGAAGAACTTATATTAATATGGCTTTAGCTTAAAATAGTTACAAAAGGGTCAGGCAAACGCCAAAAACTTACAACCCGACTCGCAAAAGAGAAGCTAGGCCTAACCCACCAAACAAAAGCCCAAAATATATTCCCCCCTCTAACATCTAAAAACATGTCCATGAAACTCATTCCAACTTGGCAGAGGAGAATCAAACCATACACTCCTACATCTTCTTGCTTCCATCTCCCTTCTGCTTTCCCATGACTAATCCACTGGTCTTATTCTTGGTGACAGCCAAAGTAGTGACCTTTGTTGCTATAGTGCCAAAGAGTATTTCCGTTGTAACCACCCCTGCACTATCTTCTGGTGGAGGTGGGGCTTCCAAATCGATCATTAAATGAGACCTAACACTGGTACCTGCACCTGAAGACTCACCTTCCTCCCTAAGCTTGTTTTTTACTTGTTCCAACTCACCTTCATAAATAAGCGAAGTAAAGGTGGTGGGTTAAGGAACATCTTATGACCAACTGCCATTTCAATTGCATAGTGTGCCAACTCATGTGCAAGTTTGTTGTGCATACGCGGAATATGGCGCACCTTCAAGGAACTAAATCTTGTCATGAGACACGCCACATCCTTTAATACAGGTGCCAATTCGTGATGATACTGATCATCCATGGAGCCCAACAGTTTGACCAAAATCTCAGCATATGTCTCCACTTCCAATTGCTTGACATCATAATCAACAGCCATTTGTAATCCTTCTCTTATTGCATATAACTCAGCTGCCAATGGAGTCACCGCATTGTACTTGCTGGTAAAGCCAATGTACCAATTGCCTGTATCACTTCTGAAAACTCCCCCTCCACCTGCTACATCCTTCGCCTTCCAACTTCCATCTACACTCAGCTTCAGGAAACCCTTTGGAGGTGGCTTCCAGTTTGGACTCTTCTACAAAAAGTTACCAGGCAAAATCACAGAATTAAATCTCACTCCCATATACAATTCGTATTCCGTAGTGCACACAAAGGGAAAATGAACTACTTTTTTAATCATGTATAAGGTACCCCATTgctcaaaagtcaaaacagtTTTCACCTGAttatgtatttattttattttaatttcacttTTGCCCCTCCTGCCTCCCTTGTCCAATAAACCACGATTctaaaaataaagttaaaattgTCAAAAAAAATATCTTCCTTTTGCCTCACTTTGTAAGCTACTACCTTATATTTTCAGTTTTATCAAATAATACcttgaattaaaatttattttaaaaatggtACCTTATTGCAACATTTCGGCCAAAATCACAATATTTTTGCGATTGATTCCGGttgttattttaaaaaaatttatttatatGGAAAtgtcaaaaataataattttttgaatttttttaaaaattatttgaacttaattgAAGTTATTTGGTACCAAAGTATGAAACGAGTTAAAATAAGGGTAACACAACCTCAGTCTCTCTGCAACTCCCTGCTCTTCATACTCAGGAAGTCTCGCCGATAGGTTCGCCGCTCTTCATACTCCGGCGATCTGTCGTTATCTTTCACGGCGGTGATTGATTCTAGAACAGGTTAGTCTCGTCTTACTACTTTCTTAggttttctttttgtttattttcGTCTGATTTTTTATGTAATTCTTTGAGCTTTTAGGTCATCAATTTAGGGGTTTTATTGTTTTTGGTCTGATAAGTTCGTTGTTTACGCAATTCAGGTTCTTTGTTTATTGATAGAGATTAGTGGGTTTAATTCGTCCAAAATTTATGGTATTATTGTTGATACCTGAGTATAAAATTGAAACGAATTGATCAAATTAGGGATGATTGTTGTATGATAATGGCGCACCTTAGAAAGGGAATGATTTTTATTATACAGGAAATGTGATGATTGATGCCTCCCCTGCTTTATCTCAGATCATTCCATAAATTTCCACCGTTCCCCGTATTATTTTCCTTACTCTATtccaaaaaaagtaaaaaaaaaatctatgtaACCCAACTACatttatttgtttttcaaaATATATCTTTAATTGATTCACAAGGGTAAAAACAATGTCACCCAGATCACCTCTAGTAAATTTCCCTTCTCTGTTCATCAATTATTATATAGAAAAAGtataattttcaattttcatcGTACTAATTTAGTccctaatttattttattttctgtgATTTTTTTTAGAGAAATGCAGCTTTGGTATGCAATGTTGCTATTTGGCTGCTCATCTTGATTTGCAGAGAAGGTAGATTGGTAAAAGCACAATCAACAGTTTCATACAAGGGATGGAATTGCAGGAAACACAGTGCATTTGTAACTGAATATGGAGCCAAAGGAGATGGAAAGACGCTTAATACCAAGGCATTTGAGTCTGCAATTCAAAACCTTTCCAAATTTGCCGCTGATGGTGGGGCTCAGCTTATTGTTCCACCGGGAAAGTGGCTAACCGGTAGTATCTCTCTTATCAGCCACTTCACTCTTTACCTTCATAAGGATGCTGTTCTTCTTGCTTCCCAggtttgttcatttttttttttttatgtttaatgaaaTTTTATGGATGTTTTATGCTTATAAGTTATATTTGGGACGGAAAGGTACACGAAGCATAATGGTCCCTTATGTTATGAGAGTATTCCATATTTGTTCCCGTTATGGTCTTTTATCACCCATGGTACCACCTACTAAATGGGTTGATAAAGTATTAGTGATTGAGTAGAGATTGGAGAATAATACGTAGTACTTGCCTACTTGGTAAGTTGGTAATGTAAGGTGGTATATTGAAGATTTGTAGTAAGAAGTTCTATGATTGGTAATTCCAATTTTATGCTTAGCAAAATGAAAACATAGAACACTCATTATTGTCTTCTATTGCTGCATGTTACCTACTAAATGGTCTGATTGTACAAAATGGGTGTCCTATATTCAAGTAATACTCCACATCGCGATATAGATTTTTCCTACAAAATTTGGAATTGCAAATTCAAGGCCTTTTGACCCAATCTGAACTTAGGTGGAACAAGTAGTAGATTAGAGATATGGACCCTTTTTCATCTACTATTTCAACCTCTTTTCTCAACCTAAAAAgtggaagaaaggaaaaaaTGTCCCCTAATTAGCTCCATAATAAAGGGATTCCAATTATAGTCAAGGGAGAAAGCTAGGTATCACAtgcttctcttttttcttttttccctgGGGGATTTGGTGATCCACGTTATGTGAACATCACATGCGCCTTTCTCAAATGCATTCATGCAATTTATGCGTCCCTTATATCATTGATGGGTGAGGGCAGGGGGATATAGTTACATCATTGATGCTTCTATTAGAAAAGAACAACGTATAGACATTTCCTGTGTTCATTTTCATTAGAAAATGTCCAGCGTTTCCTTTCCGGCATTTCATTAACATTAGCTAAACTTTCACTTCTTAATGTAGGATATGAGAAGGATCAGTAACTTTGTTATAGTCTTTAGATGATTAAAATTCTTATATGGGACCGCTCATGATGATATTTCATCAGTTTGGGTTGCAAAAGGTCTGAGCTAGGCATAACTTTGGGGTTGAGGAAGTTTTGCATCTTGGGTCAGCAGTATGGTCGACCAATATACTGATTACTCAtgtttgaaaaagaaaaagatgaTGAGCAAAGAGGCTTTAAGATTATTCTATAACTTTGTGCAGTTTCAGTTACTGTTTTTCATAATTCATTAACTAGAATTTTGTCCTTACACCCATCAATAACATGGTTGATAAACGAGCTAACCTCGACCCTGTACATGATTTTACACATAAATGTGTCCAACATTTATTATAGTATCCTATTCCTATCCCTAACAAAGAGTGTAGTATGATATAATCCATGATGTGAAGTTGTTTTATGTGGATATGTCAATATAATGATGAAGCATTCTCCCCATACTTCCAAGCCTAGATCTTGTTGAGGAAGCTAAGGTTTCTTTATCGTCATGAAATGAGCATGTTGGTTATGGATAAGTCCGTCCCATAGCCGATGAGCCTACTGAATTCATGATTTGGTTTTGTTATGCCATTGAGGTTgtctttttttttgaaggacAATAAGTTAAGAAAGTCAAATATGATGATTATGGTGTATCCATCTAATTCGAGCAGGATCAGAAAGACTTCCCAATGCTTACACCATTGCCATCTTACGGTAAAGGAAGTGACGCCCCTGCTGGTCGTTATCAAAGTCTTATCTTTGGAACCAACCTTACTGATGTGGTTGTTACAGGTAAAATTACGATCtaaatttcaattcaattactcATATTCTCTGACAAACTACTATTTTGACAACCTACTAATGTATGATTGGTTACAGGCGCGAATGGGACACTTGATGGGCAAGGTGAACCTTGGTGGACAAAATATAGGGCCAAGCAAATAAATGAGTCGAGGCCTAACTTGATAGAGTTCGTGTACTCTAATCAAGTCCAAATCTCCGATATCACCTTGCTCAACTCTCCTAATTGGAATGTCCACCCTACTTATTGCAAGTAAATGCATTCTCCCATAATTTGCTTAATTATGAACCACTAATACAAAGTTGCACCTTTGAAAAAAGAACACAATCTGGATAATTGCTTAATTGGTGATTAGTTATGTTTAGGTTTCATTTCTAAGCTCACATTGATTTGTGTACCTTGTGGCTAAATACCTAATATTTCCGTATTGC
This genomic stretch from Spinacia oleracea cultivar Varoflay chromosome 3, BTI_SOV_V1, whole genome shotgun sequence harbors:
- the LOC110784116 gene encoding 40S ribosomal protein S3-3; this encodes MATQMSKKRKFVADGVFYAELNEVFTRELAEDGYSGVEVRVTPMRTEIIIRATRTQNVLGEKGRRIRELTSIVQKRFKFPENTVELYAEKVNNRGLCAIAQCESLRYKLLGGLAVRRACYGVLRFVMESGAKGCEVIVSGKLRAQRAKSMKFKDGYMISSGQPVIEYIDSAIRHVLLRQGVLGIKVKIMLDWDPKGKVGPQKPIPDVVIIHTPKDDDLYGRVPVIAPEVELIDPVAVVPVAVPVA